One genomic segment of Helianthus annuus cultivar XRQ/B chromosome 14, HanXRQr2.0-SUNRISE, whole genome shotgun sequence includes these proteins:
- the LOC110908675 gene encoding beta-amyrin 28-monooxygenase, with product MIQVLTPIFIFLVLYLLWNVYKNQKTRRSKINLPPGSFGWPFLGESLALLRAHWDGVPERFVEERIQKHGSPLVFKTLLLGERMAVLCGPAGNKFVFGNENKLVAAWWPLPMRKLFGRCLVTIRGDEAKWTRKMLLSYLGPDAFATRYAATMDVVTRRHIELHWQGTRFYSANNAANAIRTELMMIIKARRMELEEGKVSSSQDLLSHFLTFFDENGRYLTEKDIANNILLLLFAGHDTSTVSITLLIKSLGEHPDVYDKVLKEQLEISKAKEARELLNWDDIQKMRYSWNVVSEVMRLNPPATGAFREALVDIEYAGYTIPKGWKIYLSVASTHKDMANFEDVTRFDPSRFEGAGPTPFTYVPFGGGPRMCLGKEFARMKVLAFLNNIITNFKWEVLIPDEKIEYDPMPTPVKGFPIRLHPHHIE from the exons ATGATTCAAGTTCTAACACCCATTTTCATCTTCCTGGTTTTATACCTTTTGTGGAATGTTTACAAGAACCAGAAAACTAGAAGAAGCAAAATTAATCTTCCACCGGGAAGCTTCGGATGGCCGTTTCTCGGAGAATCTCTCGCGCTGCTACGTGCACATTGGGATGGAGTTCCAGAAAGATTCGTTGAAGAACGGATCCAGAAACACGGAAGCCCTCTAGTGTTTAAGACGTTGTTACTTGGCGAACGTATGGCGGTGTTGTGTGGTCCTGCTGGTAACAAATTCGTGTTTGGGAACGAAAACAAGCTGGTGGCGGCCTGGTGGCCTTTGCCGATGAGAAAGCTATTTGGCAGGTGCTTGGTAACAATTCGTGGCGATGAagcaaagtggacgagaaagatGTTGTTATCGTATCTTGGTCCTGATGCTTTCGCGACTCGCTATGCTGCCACCATGGACGTCGTCACCCGTCGCCATATCGAACTTCATTGGCAAG GGACACGCTTTTATAGCGCAAATAATGCAGCAAACGCCATTAGGACGGAACTCATGATGATTATCAAGGCAAGAAGAATGGAACTTGAAGAAGGAAAGGTTTCATCTTCACAAGACCTCTTATCACATTTTCTTACATTTTTTGACGAAAATGGTAGGTATTTAACTGAGAAAGATATCGCAAACAACATATTGTTACTACTGTTTGCTGGTCATGACACCTCTACTGTTTCTATCACTTTGCTTATCAAGAGTCTTGGTGAACACCCCGATGTTTATGACAAGGTGTTGAAAG AGCAGTTAGAGATTTCTAAGGCAAAAGAAGCCAGGGAATTGCTGAATTGGGATGACATACAAAAGATGAGATACTCTTGGAATGTAGTATCTGAAGTCATGAGACTAAATCCACCTGCCACTGGAGCCTTTCGAGAGGCCTTGGTGGATATAGAATATGCAGGTTATACTATCCCCAAAGGATGGAAG ATATACTTGAGTGTTGCATCAACACATAAGGACATGGCTAACTTTGAGGATGTGACACGGTTCGATCCATCAAGGTTTGAAGGCGCAGGACCAACTCCATTCACATATGTGCCATTTGGAGGGGGTCCTAGGATGTGTTTGGGGAAAGAATTTGCCCGAATGAAAGTACTTGCGTTCCTTAACAACATCATAACCAATTTCAAATGGGAAGTGTTGATACCTGATGAGAAAATTGAATATGATCCCATGCCTACTCCAGTAAAAGGGTTTCCGATTCGTCTCCATCCTCATCATATTGAATAA